From a single Candidatus Omnitrophota bacterium genomic region:
- a CDS encoding PTS sugar transporter subunit IIA has product MDFLNKKAVAGSLKSTDKEGVIRELVDLLAKADEIKNKEELVKALMMRESLGSTGIGQGIGIPHAKSQNVKNLVAAFGLSQKGVNFDSLDGEPVYIFFLLIAPEESAGPHLKALARISRMLKDKFFREMLKKAKDEKEILHIIQEEDSKKY; this is encoded by the coding sequence ATGGATTTTTTGAACAAGAAAGCCGTCGCTGGAAGCCTGAAATCGACGGATAAAGAAGGCGTTATCAGGGAACTGGTAGACCTTCTGGCTAAGGCAGACGAGATAAAGAACAAGGAGGAACTTGTAAAAGCCCTTATGATGAGGGAATCTCTGGGATCGACGGGTATCGGCCAGGGGATCGGTATACCGCACGCTAAATCCCAGAATGTGAAGAACCTGGTAGCCGCATTTGGGCTGTCCCAGAAGGGAGTGAACTTCGACTCTCTAGACGGGGAGCCTGTCTATATATTCTTTTTGCTCATAGCGCCCGAGGAGTCTGCAGGCCCGCATCTGAAAGCACTCGCCAGGATATCCAGGATGCTTAAAGACAAATTTTTCAGGGAGATGCTCAAGAAGGCCAAGGACGAAAAAGAGATACTCCACATAATTCAGGAAGAAGACTCCAAAAAATATTAA